Genomic segment of Malus domestica chromosome 15, GDT2T_hap1:
ATTACCACATCATATAAAATACCTTTGCCTacatttattatttttgaatttttccatCTAGAATTTCATACTTAATCAAATCGAATTTAGCAATTTAAAATGAAAGATGTTAAAACCATTATTAATGAATATAAGCTATAAGCTTATTAATTGAATTGCCTCTGAAACTGCTATTTAGTCGCAATTTACCCTCTGAAACTAGTTTTGCCCCATTTTCCTCATAAAACTATCATTTTCAACTCATTTGGTCTCATTTTGCCCAATCCCGTTAAAGAAACATTAAAGTCAAACCTGTAAATCATTaaatttatttctcttctttcatGAACCTTAATTTGTTTTGCCTAGAAGATCAGTCAACTACACTGAAGGGCAAGATGAAGGCAAGACAAAGAGATGTGTAAAAAGTGAAATAACCAAAATACCCTTGCATTTAACGTTTCTTTAACAAAATGGGGTGAAGTGGGACAAAatagttggaaaaaaaaacaatttcaagGGACAAAGTGAGACAAAACCAATTTTAGGGGTAAATTAAGATCAAATGGCTGTTTCAAGGGTAAATTCAATTAATAAGCCTAAACTAGTATAACACACAAACACAATAcactaaaaaatatttataagcacataaatatatatagggtAATATGTATAGGTGCACAAAATATATACATAGGTGCATATATATcggtacataaatatatataagttCAAATGTATAGtcacacaaatatatacataggtgcatatatgtcattatatatttttatgtcagtatatatttatatataggtTCATATGTATAAGTACACAAAATATGTGCGGGCGCGCGCACATATATGTACAAAAAGAAGTGTTACACTGAATGAGATGCAATCTATTGTAACGTGATACTAACTAATAAAACAATGTAATCATTTATCAGTATTgaatacaaattaaattaaaaatattctaTTTTTCATactcaaaataaaacaaaacaaaagtcaaTAACTGCTAGCTAGATATGAGATGATATATGAAAAAATGTTGAGGTGataaccaaaatcaaaatttaatctcaTACCCAACTTTTGTGAAAAGTCGATCTTATTTAAGGATTATAATCTAATTTCCTTTATAATACGAACCCGATTAAACTAACAATGATATAGAAGGAGATATATAGTCTGATGAAATAAGCTTACCCATTAGCCGAGTTTTGAAGATGGTGGCCAGACAAATTTGCAGCTTGAGTAAGAGCCTCTCTCCACTGCTTTACTCTTTCTTCCTTAGCTTCACGTTGTTTGTCATCTTTCTCTTCACGGATGCCATCTTCGTGCTTTTGAAATGCTTCGGCTAGACAACCCTCCTGCTTCCTCACAAGTGAAGGGTCGACATCATAGAAGATTGGCAAAACCTCTCGCCCGAGTTTTTCTCTACACTCCATGATCTTCACCAGCTCGTCAAGACACCAACTCGAATCCGCATACCTCTTTGAGAAGACAATGATAGAGAtcctcgcctcttcgattgccCGGAACAGTTCCTCTTTTATTTGTTCTCCTCTTTTTAGATCGTCCTCGTCAATATAAGCCTGGTATCCCCTGTCTTTTAGTGCAGCATAAAGGTGGCTTGTGAAGCCTTTGCGTGTGTCTTCGCCTCTGAAGCTCAAGAACACGTCGTACTTCCAAAGTTTTGAAGAGGATGAAGAGGAGGCTTGATTGGCTGTCATGGTATGGACTTTTTGGCAATGCAGTGGTTCTATCACAACATATAAATGGCAGTGCGGGTTGTCTTGCCGAACGGATGATACTGAAATACCCAAGCCAAGTCAACCTTTCTGCAGTCCACAAAAACAGAAAGCCGtccataataatataataacttCGCGTCTAAACTTGGTAAACGACAGCGTCCCGGCCGGTAAGGGGGGAAAGAGGAAAGAAACTAGCAGGAAACTTCAGACTACGCATCCATTACGATGAAATAATAATCTTCACTTATAAAAttgatattaattatatatatatgtaagtcttgtccaaaaaaaaaaaaatatatatatatatatgtaatgttTGAGAGATATAGTTCAGAGAAACTGGTTTTAGATGAAGTTGAGAAAGTAGTGAATGATAtagagaaaattggttttagATGAACTGATTGAGGAGGCATACATTTGCATAATTTGTTCAGCAATATCAAACAAATATAGTGTATTTGAAGAATGTAAAGTTGCAACTTACAAGATGAGCCCTTAACTTATGTACTAGTCATCATTAGTTAGTAAAAATCACTATACAAGCAAGGGcgcatttttgctcactactCTTAAGGTTATCTTTAATTGAGAGGGCTAAAGGTCCAAAAGTTCAAAAATGGCTTGATTTGTCGAAAAATTCATTTCCAACCGATGGTTGTGCTATAATTCTATGGAGCTCACCAAACTAGTATTTGGTCAAATGGGCATCGGGTTGGCCAAATGTAGCCCTCCACTTAGCCTCTCATTTGGGGCCCCTTATACCTCGGAAATAATAGTCactcaaatcaaatattttaaacatACTTAAATGTAGGGTGTATTTTTCTAACCATCCTCAAATGTTGGTAATGGTCACCATCTTATTTATTATCGttgaatgaatttaaattttgaaatttatgtaTGTTCACAACACAGATTTTGAAATCGAAGCTCATATGACAATGAAAAATAGAATGGTGAGTATTATCATATCTTGAGGGTGATGAGTAAAATTA
This window contains:
- the LOC139187452 gene encoding toll/interleukin-1 receptor-like protein isoform X1; this translates as MTANQASSSSSSKLWKYDVFLSFRGEDTRKGFTSHLYAALKDRGYQAYIDEDDLKRGEQIKEELFRAIEEARISIIVFSKRYADSSWCLDELVKIMECREKLGREVLPIFYDVDPSLVRKQEGCLAEAFQKHEDGIREEKDDKQREAKEERVKQWREALTQAANLSGHHLQNSANGHEAKLIKKIVDENIREWLPRITQLDVAKHPIGIDYRIQDIICHLIHGGSPDDVVIVGIWGMGGLGKTTAANAIYNKIHHKFQFKSFLADVRDTARKFGLVYVQEKLVSDILQETTKFQINSVNAGISVIKQHL